The sequence ctgattttagtgtcagTTTTTTGCTGCAGGTGTCGCTGTATTTTTGCTGGAATGTATATTGTATATCacaatatattcaatatacgTATCGTATCAAGAAAACCCTGATTGAATCTAATTACATATCTACAAATACATCGAATGTAAATTGATCAATGTATATGGGAAGGGAAGGGACATCgacatatgaatataattgtTATGCTTCAAAAAGAGTCGCTGTTTGCTGCTCTATAGTAGAGACTATATAACCGATCATCAACCATACGTTTAACATCTGGACTATGTTCGTTCTTCTCATCAGTAATCATTCTCACCCGGTCGGATGATGATTGCACGAAGTCGTGAAAATGTTGATATTCCATTAAACCTTACGACGAAAGCAGTCAGAATCTAATGGTGGAGTCTTCCTTCCTAGCGGAGTTTAGCAAATCATTAATTCACCTTAACGAGCTGCGATTACTGATGGTCAGCTGAAGACTGATGGCCACCAGATTACTGGTGGCCAGCTGATCACTGATGGTCAGCTGATTACTGATCGTCAGCTAATCTACTGATTGTCAGCAATCCGTGGTCAAGACACTTCATTTTCACAATCTCCAGTTATGGGAACACACCATTTTTACGACATGGCTTCAAAAATGTGTGGGTGATCTagatttaaaaatttgaattcttgttgttcttgctgatTTTTACCGATATATTTTCGTTAGATCATGTGCGCGTGACGTCATTGTCATTTGAACTGGTTACACAAATGTATGATAGAAACGATCAAAGCAAGGAAGGCCGCCAGTCGTGCATTAATAACTATCGCCTGATTAGAAGTATTAAACCACTGATGTTTCGTGTATGAACTTGCGTTGTTATTCAAGCATAAACGCATCGTGTTGCGTCGTACCGTTTCGCAATCGTTCTCGTAGTTCGTCTGTTTATCGCAGGTACAAGTCGTCAATTTCTGAGCTTGTTTTTGCTGATGAAGAACCGTCAAGCTATTATTGCACTCTTTCGAACATCGGTTTCCTTTAAACATATCAACGCAAAGATCGGAATAGTATCTCAGGGCGGTGAGACATGACGTGTCCGCTTCGCAAATTAGTTTAGCTAGCGAACATTTGAGTATAGATTGCGGATCTTTTACGCTGTTAATCGCGGAGAGAACCTGGTCTCTGCACGGTTCGACTGCAAGGCGTTGTCTGATACAATACGCATCTCCGTCGCACGTACAATGCATCATATCATTAGCTTGACCTCCCGAAGTTAAAAGCGACAACAAAACTTCGCGACATTGAGTCGTACAACCGTCCATAGACTCTAAATTACAAAATGTACGAAAATGATGCAAAGCTATTCCGCAACCGATTTGAATTTGACAGTTTCTCGTAGCTTCCATACACGATATGCTTTTAACCATTGATACGTACGtcaaacaacaaaaacaacaaagaatcaaatctatttgatatacACTTACACACATATCGCCTCTCGTCTCAAGTATCACCAGTTCAAGAACTTAAGTTTATGAATGAGCCGACTATGTAAACGTATCCGTCTGATGTGCTACACAAAAACGTGTAAAGAATAGTGAAGCTAAAAATGCAACACAGACTTTATAACGAACGGAACTTCCACAGCATCACATCTCACAAACTGGTTTTCAAACGAACGTTCCAGCCTGCCAACCAGCTGTAAATCGAAGATAAATCTTCCAACTTCCTATCCCATCCGTCAATATAATATTTCCCTAATTTTATGCGTTCTAAAGGAGCAGCGGTTGCCTTTTCTTTCCGCTGTACCCGGGTGACATAGATCTTTAGGAATGCGCGTTGCTTGATTCTAGACTTGGCTATTCATTATATGCTGGGGAGAGAAAAACGTTGAATAGTTAGTGAAAAACTTGGCTATATCGAACCGGTCGACACTAATACAGCACACTCCTCTCGGCAGCAAGGTAAAAACCAGAGCAATTTTCATTCGTTTATAAGAGGCTGCCAATAACGTATATAATGTTGAATGACAGGCTACGGTTGTGTATATTGAAGATTACTGATAAAACACTTAACATTCGTTTGCGATAAATAATCAACACTAACCTTTCATCGGGTGCAGCCATACGACACACTGTCACCATCCTGAGAGCTCGTACCGCGCACAGGTGATTTCACTTTACATCCCCCCTACTTTTatattaaatctccttgcgcCGCATGTCCCGCCATCTACATCCATCCAGCCTCTTTATTATACTCTATCCTTTCATGAGACCACTTTTTATTGCCTAATACCCATTTGACGTGATCCAGACGAATAGAAAGCAGCCGGTCTATATCGGAGACATATTTTACACGTTCATCTTTTGAAAAAAGCCAATCACTGGTTTAGTTTAAATACCTAAGTGCATCTGTCAGGTTGACAGCGAGTTTCCAAATGTAGCTACATTCTTCGAATGCggtatttgatttttataaccCACTTCTTTGTTGTTTTAATTCACTTCTGCAATGATGCACATAATGATGTTTATACTGCATTTAAATTGTAGAATATTGTATTGCTCtatgtttgatattgtttcaaaatcaCCAGTCTCAAGAAGCCGTCGTCGGAACTATAAAACTGACTCGACTTAAAATCATGATTCTACGTATGCCGTAATCAAATCGAAGTAAGATTGTCAACTTTAACCTATACAACTACAAATTCTTATTAGTCTTATGAGTATTGATTACGAAAATGTCCAAAAACTGTGACGTGAATGTAATAATAGTAAAAAAAGAGGTCGGGAAGAAAGATCTGATGTGAAACACGTAGATCGCGTCATAAATCCAGacaaatgatgatttatcggACGAAATTCCGGTTAGTCATTAGCGATAGACTAAAGATAACTTCCGAACAGGAGACTCAATCTGCGCGCTAATTGTCGGGCCTCTGACGACGACAAGGTCATCCCCGATCCGACACGTGGATGATCATCATAAGGAATTTAGGCGGAAATGAGACTCGGTCAGCGAGGATGTAATTGAGCCCCGGACGTCATTGTAGGTTTTTGACTATAGGTATCATCGGTCTGAAAAATATGCAAGAGTTTGGACTGGAGAAACGTAACATCTAGAATCTCGCAAATTATGCGaattttctcaatttcaaAACGGCATGCCAAAAAGTATCATGGTATCAGGATGGTGACATCGCgtagctttgatatttcattttttgcttTCTATCATGAATAATGTAGTTTTTTTCGATTATTCCCAATGAATGGCTGATTGTACATGAGGTGTGGATGTATGGTAACCGCCTATCTAACGTATCCTATTACATTTCTATCACCCAGGTTGTTGCAGATTGAACAACAATAATAGCGCGTTGTTTCTGCGACGAAATTTGGAAAAGGGAAACTAATAGGAAGTACTTTCAGCGTAAAACTCAGCCGCCGTCAAATGCTATTATTTCTAAGCTATTCGATTCGTTGCAGATCGGGTTACtcgagataatgaaataattgtaTTGGTAGTATTGTATAAGTGATTCATAATTGAGATATGATTGGTAAGAACGTGGCATTACAAGGCATTTATAGTTATGTTCTCGAATAAAAGAAGCCCTAGAAATGGGAGATATATAGCTATAATGTGTGTCAAAAGCAACACGCTGCGAGTAGGGTTCGAACCTACGCGGGAATATCCCATTGGATTTCGAGTCCAACGCCTTAACCACTCGGCCATCGCAGCTATACACGAGGTTCAAATTAGAGcccaaatttgaatttttttaactTAGCGATAATTGTCAGTGATCGTGGTAACGAAGTTAATTCGGATCTTTCTTCGTATGATGATTAGATAATTTGTGACGTTCATTAAGACGGTTGATCGCATTTCACCAACTCCCTGATTATGCACTTCCTGCTCACTCACTAATGTCGCAGTCACCATCAGTCGATTTATTTCAGACATCCAGGGACATCGGAAACCTTTCTACATTGTACTGTATTCTGAGCGGATATTCCACGCAAAACCTCGAGAAGCTCGCTATATATATAACGCCCCCGATCCCAATGCACATCTTACAGTGGACACTTACCGTACATAGgctacctggaaatcaggaaaGTCAACGTTCACTTCTTTAGTCGGAATTTTGTAGAAAGGCTTAACACCATGGAAAAGTCAGGGTCATTTGATAAGATAGTTAGACCCCACCTACAGTTCCCGTCTTTGTTTTACGTATTTGAGAGGAAGACTTGTACATGTCTGGGTAAAAGAAAATCAGATACTAGTAGCTGTGCACCATGTTTCTGCGGCTTTGAATGTATGCTATAAGACAAACGATCGTGtatcttaaataaataaaatgtattttctcgcaacaaaaatttgatattttacatAATAGCACGGTAAGATATAGTGCATCGTTGATTTATATGaacatgaaataaaacttTGTCACCGTTACTGACCGCAGCAATGATTTGTGTatagaaatacatgtattttagaaCTAACTTATTAACAATGCCCAGAGCGTATTTACGTATATTAATTAATTACTTGATTAATAAATtagtgaaaataatgatttaatctaTACTTAAGAGATACCGGTACATGAAATATTGCACGTAACTTTCAATAAACCGTTATTatctcctcctcctcctcctcctcctcctcctcctcctcctccccCCTCCTCCCCCCTCCTCCTCccccctcctcctcctcctcctcctcctcccccctcccccccctcCTCCTCccccctcctcctcctcctcctccttctcctcctcctcctcctcctcctccctcctccccccTCCTCCTCCccccctcctcctcctcctcctcctcctcctcctcctccttctcctcctcctcctcctcgtCGTCAGTTCTGTATCTGTATTAAAACACGCGAGACAGGATTTTGCGTCAATCGATGATcgggatgatgatgatgatgatattccGTCCTGTGTGAAGTCTTAAATGCATTTTTGAACTTCTTTTTATTTCTCCGTTTTGATGTTCTTATCTGCTGACTCGGCAAACGGCACCTACAAAACAGAAAAACCCGTTTACGAATAATTCAGCGCGCATTCTGAACTTGGCCGTCAATTGCATAGCTTTTAACCTCAGTTAATAGCGGTTTGCGCTTGGTGACGTCATGTGCGTATTTTCTattaacagatgatttaacaaTAAACCTATAATCTCTACAATATATTGATTCATGGACTCTTTAACTGTTTAAAAAGCATCAAATCATTAAAAAGCAAAGGTGGATCTAAAGGGTGGGGTACACCCAAAAATAGGGCATAACATATAATTAAAAGGCCACCAGAAAAGAAAGCTCATCAGAAAACATTAACTCATTTTTTAGAACTTTTTTTGATCGGTTTAATATTTTTCGCTTTCCTGTCAAATTTCAGGGCAACTTTACATTTTTAGGAGGGGATGCGCTACCCCTACACCCTCCCCTTGGAACCGCCCCTGGTCGACCATATGATTGAGAAGGTTTGGTGGGAAAAACCAAAAATCCTAGTCCGTAGCAGCCACCAACATCCCCTCGCCCGATACATgaaccattattattaatcaAGCAAATCATTTGTATCCGGTGCCTCGATGAAGTGTCATACGAAATCTTAGAACTGACGACGCGAAGGCGGCGTTTAGAGTATTTAAAGGATCAGGTTCAGAGCCATCGCGGAGACTGATGATAAAACATCATCACTACGCCTGAAAAGTCAAGAATATACTGAAGTGGTCCTAATCAGAGTAACCGACAAGATAAAACACTGAAAAACATTCGACTCGACTATCCCGTGTTTATTCTCGTAACGCGATCTGATTTTCCactcaaaattatttatactttTCACTCAATAAAAACGATACACCGATTCATTTTGAGGTTTCTCTCGCGTCTGTTTACAGCgatttgaaatttatcaaCCGATCAATCAGAAATAGAACATGGTTTGGTGTTTCCACTCAGAGATTCGCGAGGTAAACTCGACAGCAATGAGGATGGATCTCGGCAGCAACGACAAGTTCTTCATTATGTAATGAATGTGAAGATTCATCCCTCGATATACCGCCTCCCGAAAAACTGTCACCTAGCTTATAACGCCAGGAAAACGTACCCCTATACCGCCGAAATCCCAATCACTGAGGTGGGCGCAGTATATCGGTTGTTGGCTGTAAATGGTATAAGTTTCAACCAACAAACTGTTGTCAGATTAAAAATATCATGTTTAGTTTTTAGTGCTCCATTCTACACCGGGGAATTGTGTATGAGACGAAGCATTTGAGACTGATGAAATACGACAAAAGCAGCTCTCGACGTCACTGGTCGCGCTGCTGATATTGACATTTTCACAGCGGAATAAAAGCTGATTTCACCTGCAGCAAAACAAATACAGACACCACCGTGTTTGCGTAAGGAAACTCTGGCTTTTGAAGGTTACAAATTTAAGAAAAACACAGGAGACACATAATACAGGGAgaaacagagagagagagcgaaaGCATTGGAGTGCAAGAGATACCAGAgctacagcggaacctcgttataacgaacatcaGGGCACCAGAAAATCTATTCGTTTTAACCGATAATTTGTTGAATCCAGTGTAGAaattaattctattttcaaaggCTTATGTGTGATGAATGTATAGGATATGTTCGTTATACAGACGCCAATCAGACGGTTGCACCATAACGCGCTTACCGTCGCTTAATTTTTGTGCTCTATTTCATCTTATTACTGTATGGAAATTGCACCGAGAAGCActcaattttctaaattttcatggATTATGCCCCTTCTTTCATAGGTTGTGCTACCATCAACAGTGGTCCCTGGATCTACCCGTGTCATATCCGGTGAATTGTTTTATACAACGAGGAGGTTTTACTCTATATACACGCATGCAACTCTTGAATTCAAATTACACCAAGCTTTAAACAGCGACGATGTTATTAGAGAATCTATCAGCACATATTTCAACTGCTTTTAACATTGTAATTTTTACCGATACTTTGTGCCTTTTTTTACCTTAGCTCTTCCCATTGTCTTTCATTGAATACTGCATTGTTctataaaacattaaaaaacaaatatgaaattttagaTACCGGTAAAAACCCTGCAGAAAAGGAAAATAAATCCACATATtttgatgatggattcaaaCAGATTTTAAAACTTACTGATGAATCGATTTTGCTCCTCTTCTTGAGCTGCTTCTTCTTTCTCGGATAAACAGGATTTCTTTTCAACGTTGATCACGgataaatatgatttgatgcCTTCAGCTCGAGTCATCCATCTACTGATCTAGAAATTAGAAACCacattgaaatgatgaattgatgccatcaaaaattcaaaaagactagtcttaatgCATTTTGGATGTCATTCATAAAGACCTCTATACCTCATTATGTAACAAATCTTTGCGCCTTCCTTTAGGTTCcactgaaaaaattcaaatatgattcagccATCTACGGTTCACATGGAAAAGAATGTTTAATTCGACTTCAATGAGATATGTGCGACTATACCAAAGTTTTGCGTTGGTTATATTTTTACCTTGTATAACTTTAATCAGTTTATCCAAAGCTAATTCGTACAGTTTTTCAGCTTCGCGAAAATTGTCTAGTTCCTCCTAGAATTCGAGACGAAATCAATTATCTCAAATCTCATGACTGTTTTTGGTTGAGCTGATTGAATGTGATAATTGAATCTTAATTATGATCGTGCTGTGAATACCTGATACATCGCTTTTTTTACCCTTAAAAGACCGCTCTCTAAATCTTCATTTCCCTTCGAAAGACTCacttcaaataaaaacaaatcttaTATGATATGAAACGTTTTTTCTTCTACTTTCTTAAAAAGTattttcgtgaatatttctaccTAATTCCTCTAAATCGCACGTGTAAAGACCTCTCGATGGAGTTCGCTTCAACTCAGGTCTTAAACTTTGTTTAATCTGTTCAGCTCTAGTCATATACTCTTTCACCTGGAAATAATTAACATCTACTGTTTAACGGACCGAACTTAATTCAATCAAACAGCGCACTATTTCAAATCTGaattacaataataataaacgTCTACGGCATCAACAATTTAGAATCATGTTTATACGACACaaacaaattcatttgatTGTGTCTGGATGATAATCATTTAGAGACGTGCATCCTTCGGAGCAGCGTGTAAAATTTCGATAAATGTCAGTTAATTAAGAGGTGGGTGAATTAATTCAGATTGTGAACACATCTAATAAAATATGCCTGCTGGCTCAAAACTACATCATCTTACTGCAGTGTTTCTCAACTATAATTCCATCaggaaattgatgaaaaccCAGCAGTGCTCGAGGGGGTGCAATGCGTAGGATTTTGTGagcaattttgattttctggGGTTTTTTTTCATGAGATTTTTGTCTGATTAATTTACAACATAATACGATATCAAATTCGCGTTTTTTATTCTAACCTTTTGTCTCAGAGCGTTCTTTTTCAGTGGGTCGGTTTCatctaaaaaaaacaatcagtTTTGAATATACGTTGAACTGTAGTTAGCTGGAGGCATTTCAGCATCGTGATTAAGATATGATTAAAACTGCAGACAACTTACGATGAATAGCTGCCACAAAATGTTCTAAGGCTTCAACATAAAGTTGATGAGCTtctttgtaatttttttccaaatccTTTTTCACGGCATCTCCAACGATAGATGCCTGAATAGAATATTAAACAAAAGCTGAGGGAATAATTGAAGTTTCTACCAATTGGTACCTTATAGTAAATAACTAGACTAAACAAGTCAGTATAAAACTTGGCTGCCATCTATCATACTAGATCATCAACTTACCGCTTTTGAGAAAGAGAAGGCCGATGGGAGACAATCGAGGTTGATAAAAGGATGTTGAaagaaatcatcaaaatcaattctAACATCAGGATCTCGTTGAAGTAATCGTAGAACTAAATCTCGGCAGTTATCTGTTATCTCAATGCCTACTGGAATCTATCgaaataaactattattaCCTActcaataattcatatttcaaaatttcctttTTCATGGATTGTTCTTTACCTCGATTGGCTTTGAATCCAGAACTTTTTCTTGTAATTCTTTATATGTTTTCGACGCAAATGGAGCTCTTCCAAATAAACATTCTAAGAATTATAATTTGAAATCGCTTTAagagaaattcaaaataaataatgaatctCAGTGGATAAAGAAGTGCTTACCGTACATAAGAACACCGATAGACCAGAGATCAGCTTTAGGATTATACTGTCGTTTAACTATAATTTCTGGAGCCATGTAAAGCGGAGATCCACGCAAAGTATGAGTTTCCATATCATCGCATAGATATTGAGCAAATCCAAAATCTGAAACAAAAACCGGCACAGCATATTAAACCAGAATTTAGGAACATTCGCAGGTATGTGAGATCAAATCTTACCAGCTAATTTGAGAACAGGTTGgtcagttgataataataatatattctGTGGTTTTAAATCCATGTGTGATATGTTTTCAGATCTTAAAAACTGCATCGCTAAAGCTGTAagattaaatcaaaaactTTACGTTACAATTTAAGcgaaaaatttgaatacaatgtAAGAATATTTCCATTGTATCTGACCCACACCGCCCCGGGGGACTGTGTTGCGTACCTAACTGTTGTAAAAAACGTTTGACTAGATGTTCAGGGAGAGCTCTTTTTAATCGAATGAACTTCGATAAATCACCTCCGCTACAATACTccattatcaaataaatatacTTATCATCCCACTGAAAAACAGGTAGAAAATTCatcttagatttttaaaaaaggttATCAAACGAACGTAAGAAATAAGATTGTGTTCACAGGTGGTCTAGAATTAAAAGGTACCTGAAAGTCAATGAGCTGTACGATATTCGcatgttttaattttttcaggaTTTCGATTTCTGTCAACAAATTTTCAGTTGATGATTTCGTAAGGCTACTTTTTTCGACGCATTTTACAGCGACGACTTCTCTTCTGGATAGATCCTGAAAACATAGATCAACTAATCGTGTACATTGTCATTGAATTGATCGGGACTCACGAAGTGAGTTTTTCTGAATCGAATGACAGTAATTTCTAACCTTTCTAAACGCTTTGTAAACTGTAGCGTAAGTCCCTGAACCGAGCTTTTCTGCAAAGACGTAATCTTTCATCGTTAAAGTGAAATTATGAgtcaattatcaatatttttgacattttgtacgtattaatccatttacttccgggttcaaTTGTCAGATTTGACGAGTGAAGTCAATCTTAAGAATCAGCAGAACATGGCGTCACAGGCCTCGGGGCTTGTCATGCCATATCTGATATGGTGTTACAAGCCCCGAGTAGAATGCAGACTATATGTACTTTACGCGGAACGAAGATATATGTTCGCATCGAACGGACCACGTTTTTAAGCCCGATACGGCGTGTAAAACCTGAATGATATAATTTCAAGTACCGGTATGTTaatgtgaaataaatatctatttaattctaattcttttaatttattgTCTAAATTTATACACAATACCGGCAAAGTACCCACAAATTTACAGGTTATTTTGAAGTATTCATCTGAGGGCAGTGCAACCagtttgaaagaaaaatatatccCGTTTTTACTTCATAACTATATTCATTTATGCACATTTTAAGTGTTTGTTTATGTGTAGTTGAGCTGATAGAATGCTGAAATAACATCACGGTCAGGTCCTGACCGACTGGAGGCTCGTACACTGCAGACGACAACACATCCTCAGTTTCAAATCGTATTACGCCAACGATTACATTTGTGACTGTGGATTTGGAATGATTGCCTTAGCAGAGTTATCTTACTAGAAGTAACATGTTGAAAAGATGTAATTACGCTAtaaaccatttccatggtgtTGGTATATGGAAGAAAACCAGTTTACAGAAACACATGACCATAAAACACGAAGTATTTTAGTTGTAGCTTTTTTGTGTCCGTTGATGTCTTTAACTTCATGTAATGTGGTTAAGTTTAGGGAAACAACACTTCAATGGAAAATAATTAGAATTGTTGAGGGGATCTTGTGCAACAATAAATGTGATCTCTGATGGATATTAACAAATACATCCACTTCCAGTCAGGCCGGCTAAGAGGGTTGGCAGGGTTCAGGCCGAGAGGGTTGGCAGGGTTACGGCTGAGAGGGTACAGGCTGAGAGGGTTGGCAGGGTTTAGGCCGACGGGTTGATAGGCTGTAGATTGATCTTGTATTAATCTCATCAGTGTTCATCTCTTTTGAGGAGATTCAATTATAAAAGATTCTATCTAATACGTGGTCAGTGGGGAATGGACTCTTGCCCAAATTACTGGCCAAGTCAATTGGTCGATATGAAACAACTACAAGCACTTGAACaggattttattatcaaaaacaTCAGGTTTAAACCAATATCATAAGTAAAACTCGCTTTgaagaaaacaaacaaacagagCCGGACACTCGATAAATCACTGTAATAAAATCAAGACTAATCAAATTAATCAACAACAAATGATAAGATAAATTCAACTAACAAAGTATTAGATCATTAAAataattatacatgtattgataataaaatcaaaaaagaCATTTGACGCTCTTTATAAAAACATCAGACTTAAACAAATACTACTAAACACTAACTAAACTTTCATAACTTACTTTACTTAAAGTGTTACATCATACAAAAAAGTATTGATACTAGACTCCACCCAACATCCGACCCTCTTAGTGAAAACTACAATTACAACTTTAAAAATGTTATATTAAACAAAGATATTTTCAACTTACTTTAATAACTTTAATTAAATGTTTCATTATACAAATTGTATCATTTGATACTATGATTCACACAAATACTACTTAGAATACAGCGTAGTACGCTACAATACGAACAATGTCTCCGATTCAGGAAATACCACAAATCTGATGCGAGAATTTCAAGATCAAGAAATGACCCTCTTGATCTTTATTAACAATGACAGACtatcttaatcaaatcatcaatCGAGCATTCTATGATatcaatcattcatttttgaagttgatggattttttttaattgtgtgtttgattttatttggTTTAGTGTTtgttattcattaattgaGTCCATAGAATGCTTCTAAGCGATTGACACAAAGAGATCCAAGTCACTGCTTACCGTACGTACAGTCCTCAGTTGCCAGAGACTGCTCTTCCATTTTCAACAGAAAGCGGTATTTCATATATCGGAAAAACACTTCTAACTtataatcaattcaataattctcTAACAATATAAGATAATTGTACAgtggaatttatttttcagcatAATGTTTCAGGTAACAACAATTTTAATCGGCAAATTAGAAAGTATTGCAGCTAAAAACACTAATTCCTTATTAACACGACTCataaaaaaccaaaaacaccGAAATACCCAACTTTGAAAACAGTATAAGAGGAAACTTGATTGTATTGAAgtcattattatcaaattaaaCTTGATGAAACTTAATTATATTCCATGAAGTATCCAACATTCTATCATATCTTAAGTAGTTGTTTTTTGTTTAAGTATTTTTGTGTTTTCAgtgtttgtatttcattgtGTATTTAAGTTTTAAGTGTTTAATTGTTTATCTGTAGTTGAGCTGATAGAATGCTGAAATAACATCACGGTCAAGGTCCTGACCGACTGGAGGCTCGTACACTGCAGACGACATTATCCTCAGTCAATTATAAACTGCCCCTCTCTATTTCCAACAGGGTATTTACCGAATCGGTATTCTATGAATCGTCAAATATTACATtatctattgaaaaaagtttaatTAAACCATGGGCGCGAAAAACTAGATACAAGTCGTCCATTAAAAAAACACTGACTCCAAAATCGAAGAGTGTATGGTATAACACTTAGTTGAGGACAACCGCAAAGAAAACTGCTCAGTTTCCTGAATTCTGCGTGCCATCCTACTAAAATCCtccgcactaaaaccagagacAACCCTCAACGCTAAGTTCACTCTGGAAAGCGCAAGGTAAACAATTTATAactaatttaattcatttttctacattattattattactacttGAAAAACtaagttttatatattttttttcatttttttctacattGATATTATTACTACTTGAGAAACTAagttttacataatttttcttttaattaaaaattattacaattttttttttttctaaattttccaTCATCcacaaaacaatgaatattcACATTAAGTGAATGGGAGAGGGGGTTTAAAGGAAACTTGATCTTTAATCGTTTATTACGCTCATCCTATCGTGCTACCACCACCGGGCTTgttagtttaaaaaaataaaagggTTTGTTAATACGCTTTGCGCTTTGTGCCTAGGATGCTTAAATAAACACTTAAAAGATCAAgtaaaatattgatgaaaGTGAATTGAATAGTTTAAGGGGAGacgttttatgaatgaaaggAAAACTTATTTTGATTTCACTAGAAAAAGATACCAGATGATGCAAATAGGACTCATACATAACACACAAATTCACACACAGATTTACACACAGATTCACACACAGATTCACACATGACCAACAAATACACGTATTACAATCACGCCTACCTTACACCACCTCCATTTGCATCATACTGCATCTT is a genomic window of Tubulanus polymorphus chromosome 5, tnTubPoly1.2, whole genome shotgun sequence containing:
- the LOC141905304 gene encoding growth arrest-specific protein 1-like — its product is MDGCTTQCREVLLSLLTSGGQANDMMHCTCDGDAYCIRQRLAVEPCRDQVLSAINSVKDPQSILKCSLAKLICEADTSCLTALRYYSDLCVDMFKGNRCSKECNNSLTVLHQQKQAQKLTTCTCDKQTNYENDCETVRRNTMRLCLNNNASSYTKHQWFNTSNQAIVINARLAAFLALIVSIIHLCNQFK
- the LOC141906516 gene encoding serine/threonine-protein kinase ULK3-like isoform X1 encodes the protein MKDYVFAEKLGSGTYATVYKAFRKDLSRREVVAVKCVEKSSLTKSSTENLLTEIEILKKLKHANIVQLIDFQMNFLPVFQWDDKYIYLIMEYCSGGDLSKFIRLKRALPEHLVKRFLQQLALAMQFLRSENISHMDLKPQNILLLSTDQPVLKLADFGFAQYLCDDMETHTLRGSPLYMAPEIIVKRQYNPKADLWSIGVLMYECLFGRAPFASKTYKELQEKVLDSKPIEIPVGIEITDNCRDLVLRLLQRDPDVRIDFDDFFQHPFINLDCLPSAFSFSKAASIVGDAVKKDLEKNYKEAHQLYVEALEHFVAAIHHETDPLKKNALRQKVKEYMTRAEQIKQSLRPELKRTPSRGLYTCDLEELVSLSKGNEDLESGLLRVKKAMYQEELDNFREAEKLYELALDKLIKVIQVEPKGRRKDLLHNEISRWMTRAEGIKSYLSVINVEKKSCLSEKEEAAQEEEQNRFIKQCSIQ
- the LOC141906516 gene encoding serine/threonine-protein kinase ULK3-like isoform X3 encodes the protein MNFLPVFQWDDKYIYLIMEYCSGGDLSKFIRLKRALPEHLVKRFLQQLALAMQFLRSENISHMDLKPQNILLLSTDQPVLKLADFGFAQYLCDDMETHTLRGSPLYMAPEIIVKRQYNPKADLWSIGVLMYECLFGRAPFASKTYKELQEKVLDSKPIEIPVGIEITDNCRDLVLRLLQRDPDVRIDFDDFFQHPFINLDCLPSAFSFSKAASIVGDAVKKDLEKNYKEAHQLYVEALEHFVAAIHHETDPLKKNALRQKVKEYMTRAEQIKQSLRPELKRTPSRGLYTCDLEELVSLSKGNEDLESGLLRVKKAMYQEELDNFREAEKLYELALDKLIKVIQVEPKGRRKDLLHNEISRWMTRAEGIKSYLSVINVEKKSCLSEKEEAAQEEEQNRFIKQCSIQ
- the LOC141906516 gene encoding serine/threonine-protein kinase ULK3-like isoform X2 — translated: MKDYVFAEKLGSGTYATVYKAFRKDLSRREVVAVKCVEKSSLTKSSTENLLTEIEILKKLKHANIVQLIDFQWDDKYIYLIMEYCSGGDLSKFIRLKRALPEHLVKRFLQQLALAMQFLRSENISHMDLKPQNILLLSTDQPVLKLADFGFAQYLCDDMETHTLRGSPLYMAPEIIVKRQYNPKADLWSIGVLMYECLFGRAPFASKTYKELQEKVLDSKPIEIPVGIEITDNCRDLVLRLLQRDPDVRIDFDDFFQHPFINLDCLPSAFSFSKAASIVGDAVKKDLEKNYKEAHQLYVEALEHFVAAIHHETDPLKKNALRQKVKEYMTRAEQIKQSLRPELKRTPSRGLYTCDLEELVSLSKGNEDLESGLLRVKKAMYQEELDNFREAEKLYELALDKLIKVIQVEPKGRRKDLLHNEISRWMTRAEGIKSYLSVINVEKKSCLSEKEEAAQEEEQNRFIKQCSIQ